Proteins from one Mycobacterium sp. EPa45 genomic window:
- a CDS encoding serine hydrolase: protein MNLADNRTSVVQAVDSGVLAGAVTLAWQRGNVLQVNEIGCRDVEAGLPMQRDTIFRVASMTKPVTVAAAMTLIEEGKLTLSDPVTRWLPELADMQVLVDATGPLDRTVPARRPITIDDLMTHRSGLAYVFSVVGPISRAYGRVSFRQDQDHWLAEVAQLPLVHQPGERLTYSHATDVLGIVLSRIEGKSLHAVLTERIFEPLGMVDTGFFISPDKRARAATMYRLDEESGLQHDAMGPIPVTEPRFCQGGASLVTTVDDYLRFARMLLGGGEVDGTRVLSQESVGLMRTDRLTDEQKQFPFLGLPFWTGRGFGLNLSVVTDPAKSAQLYGPGGLGTFSWPGAYGTWWQADPANELILIYLIQNYPNLSSPAAAVAGNTSLAKLQSVQPKFVRRTYGALGL, encoded by the coding sequence GTGAATCTCGCAGACAACCGCACCTCGGTCGTGCAGGCAGTCGATTCCGGCGTGCTGGCCGGAGCCGTCACTCTGGCATGGCAACGTGGAAATGTGTTGCAGGTCAACGAGATCGGTTGCCGCGACGTGGAAGCCGGGCTGCCGATGCAGCGGGACACGATCTTCCGGGTCGCCTCGATGACCAAGCCGGTGACGGTGGCGGCCGCGATGACGCTGATCGAGGAGGGCAAGCTCACACTGTCCGATCCGGTCACCCGCTGGCTGCCGGAGCTGGCCGACATGCAGGTGCTGGTCGATGCGACCGGCCCGTTGGATCGCACGGTGCCCGCGCGCCGGCCGATCACGATCGACGACCTGATGACCCACCGCAGCGGGCTGGCATACGTGTTCTCGGTGGTCGGTCCGATCAGCCGGGCCTATGGCCGGGTGTCCTTTCGCCAGGATCAGGACCACTGGCTGGCCGAGGTCGCCCAGCTGCCGCTGGTCCACCAGCCCGGCGAGCGGCTTACCTACAGCCACGCGACCGATGTGCTGGGCATCGTCTTGTCCCGGATCGAGGGGAAGTCTCTGCACGCGGTGCTCACGGAGCGGATCTTCGAGCCCCTTGGCATGGTGGACACCGGATTCTTCATCTCCCCCGACAAACGGGCCCGGGCGGCCACGATGTATCGCCTCGACGAGGAATCCGGTCTGCAGCATGACGCAATGGGCCCGATTCCGGTGACCGAGCCCCGCTTCTGCCAGGGCGGTGCGAGCCTGGTGACGACCGTCGACGATTACCTACGGTTCGCCCGAATGCTGTTGGGCGGCGGCGAAGTCGACGGTACGCGGGTGCTTTCCCAGGAGTCGGTGGGGCTGATGCGCACCGACCGGCTGACCGACGAGCAGAAGCAATTCCCGTTCCTGGGGCTGCCGTTCTGGACGGGACGCGGTTTCGGCCTGAACCTCTCGGTGGTGACCGATCCGGCGAAATCCGCGCAGTTGTACGGCCCCGGCGGGCTGGGCACGTTCAGCTGGCCCGGCGCGTACGGCACCTGGTGGCAGGCCGACCCGGCCAACGAGCTGATCCTGATCTACCTGATCCAGAACTACCCGAACCTGAGCTCACCTGCCGCCGCGGTGGCGGGCAATACCTCGCTGGCCAAGCTGCAGTCGGTGCAGCCGAAGTTCGTCCGCCGCACGTACGGGGCACTGGGTCTCTAG
- the pyrR gene encoding bifunctional pyr operon transcriptional regulator/uracil phosphoribosyltransferase PyrR has translation MGSTDRELMSDADVGRTVSRIAHQIIEKTALDGPDAPHVVLLGIPTRGVTLAGRLAAKIHEFAGVTVERGGLDITLYRDDLDFKPPRALEDTSIPAGGIDGALVILVDDVLYTGRSVRSALDALRDIGRPKVVQLAVLVDRGHRELPLRADYVGKNVPTSRSENVKVRLMEDDGVEGIWIAPQGGPAR, from the coding sequence GTGGGCTCAACCGACCGCGAATTGATGTCCGATGCGGACGTCGGTAGAACCGTTTCCCGCATCGCGCATCAGATCATCGAGAAGACCGCTCTCGACGGTCCCGATGCACCCCACGTCGTCCTCCTCGGCATCCCGACGCGCGGCGTCACCCTTGCCGGCCGGCTGGCCGCCAAGATCCATGAGTTCGCCGGCGTCACCGTCGAGCGCGGGGGTCTTGACATCACGCTCTACCGCGACGACCTGGACTTCAAGCCGCCGCGTGCGCTTGAGGACACCTCGATCCCGGCGGGCGGAATCGACGGCGCACTGGTGATCCTCGTCGACGATGTGCTCTACACCGGGCGGTCGGTTCGCTCGGCCCTGGACGCCTTGCGCGACATCGGCAGGCCCAAGGTGGTGCAGCTGGCGGTTCTCGTCGACCGCGGCCACCGCGAGCTGCCGCTGCGGGCGGACTACGTCGGCAAGAACGTCCCCACGTCGCGCAGCGAGAACGTCAAGGTGCGGCTCATGGAGGACGACGGCGTGGAAGGTATCTGGATCGCACCGCAGGGAGGGCCGGCCCGCTGA
- a CDS encoding aspartate carbamoyltransferase catalytic subunit, with amino-acid sequence MTIRHLLSAADLTSDEATAILDDADRFRQALLGREVKKLPTLRGRTIITMFYENSTRTRVSFEVAGKWMSADVINVSASGSSVAKGESLRDTALTLRAAGADALIIRHPASGAAQQLAEWTLEDDGTGPSVINAGDGTHEHPTQALLDALTLRQRLGDIEGRRVVIVGDILHSRVARSNVNLLATLGAEVVLVSPPTLLPVGVSDWPVTVSHDLDAELPAADAVMMLRVQAERMNGGFFPSEREYSIRYGLSDRRQSVLPGHAVVLHPGPMLRGMEISYAVADSSQSAVLQQVSNGVHVRMAVLFHLLVGTDEAVSV; translated from the coding sequence GTGACGATCAGGCATCTGCTGTCGGCGGCCGATCTGACCAGCGACGAGGCCACCGCGATTCTGGACGACGCCGACCGGTTCCGGCAGGCGCTGCTGGGTCGCGAGGTCAAGAAGCTGCCGACGCTGCGCGGACGCACGATCATCACGATGTTCTACGAGAACTCCACCCGCACCCGGGTGTCGTTCGAGGTGGCCGGCAAGTGGATGAGCGCCGACGTGATCAACGTCAGCGCCTCGGGATCGTCGGTGGCCAAGGGCGAATCGCTGCGCGACACCGCGCTGACCCTGCGTGCCGCAGGCGCCGACGCCCTGATCATCCGCCACCCCGCCTCCGGGGCGGCCCAGCAGCTGGCCGAGTGGACGCTGGAGGACGACGGCACGGGCCCGTCGGTGATCAACGCCGGCGACGGCACGCATGAGCACCCCACGCAGGCACTGCTGGACGCGCTGACGCTGCGTCAGCGGCTCGGCGATATCGAGGGCCGCCGCGTGGTGATCGTCGGCGACATCCTGCACAGCCGGGTGGCGCGCTCCAATGTCAACTTGCTGGCGACTCTGGGCGCCGAAGTGGTGCTGGTCTCGCCGCCCACTCTGCTGCCGGTGGGGGTCTCGGACTGGCCGGTGACGGTGTCGCACGATCTGGACGCCGAGCTGCCCGCCGCCGACGCGGTGATGATGCTGCGGGTGCAGGCCGAGCGGATGAACGGCGGATTCTTCCCCTCCGAGCGGGAGTACTCCATCCGCTACGGGCTGTCCGATCGCAGGCAGTCCGTACTGCCCGGGCACGCGGTGGTGCTGCACCCCGGTCCGATGCTGCGCGGCATGGAGATCTCATACGCGGTGGCGGACTCATCACAATCGGCTGTGCTGCAACAGGTTTCCAACGGTGTGCATGTCCGGATGGCGGTGCTGTTCCATCTGCTGGTCGGAACGGATGAGGCGGTGAGCGTGTGA
- a CDS encoding dihydroorotase: MSVFLKGVRLYGEGDPVDVLVADGQIAEIGPKLTVPDDADVIDATGQVLLPGFVDLHTHLREPGREYAEDIETGSAAAALGGYTAVFAMANTDPVADSPVVTDHVWRRGQQVGLVDVHPVGAVTVGLGGKQLTEMGLMAAGVAQVKMFSDDGICVHDPLVMRRALEYATGLGVLIAQHAEEPRLTVGAVAHEGPNAARLGLAGWPRAAEESIVARDALLARDAGARVHICHASTAGTVELIKWAKGQGISITAEVTPHHLLLDDGRLTSYDGVNRVNPPLREASDAQALRQALADGVLDCVATDHAPHAEHEKCCEFSRARPGMLGLQTALSVVVETMVQTGLLDWRGVARVMSENPARIVGLDDQGRPLEVGEPANLVVVDPDGTWVVDGTQLASRSANTPFAAMTLPATVTATLLRGVVTARDGKSPA, from the coding sequence GTGAGCGTGTTCCTCAAAGGTGTGCGGCTCTACGGCGAGGGTGATCCGGTCGACGTCCTGGTTGCCGACGGGCAGATCGCCGAGATCGGCCCGAAGCTCACCGTTCCCGACGATGCCGATGTGATCGACGCGACGGGGCAGGTGCTGCTGCCGGGCTTCGTCGACCTGCACACGCATCTGCGCGAACCCGGCCGCGAATACGCCGAGGACATCGAAACCGGTTCGGCCGCAGCGGCATTGGGCGGTTATACCGCGGTGTTCGCGATGGCCAACACCGACCCGGTGGCCGACAGCCCGGTGGTGACCGACCACGTCTGGCGGCGCGGTCAGCAGGTCGGCCTGGTCGACGTGCACCCGGTGGGCGCGGTCACGGTGGGCCTGGGTGGCAAGCAGCTCACCGAGATGGGCTTGATGGCCGCGGGTGTGGCACAGGTGAAGATGTTCTCCGACGACGGCATCTGCGTGCACGATCCGCTGGTGATGCGCCGCGCGCTGGAGTACGCCACCGGTCTGGGCGTGCTGATCGCCCAGCACGCAGAGGAGCCTCGGCTTACAGTCGGCGCCGTCGCGCACGAGGGGCCCAATGCCGCGCGGCTGGGCCTGGCCGGCTGGCCGCGGGCGGCTGAAGAGTCGATCGTGGCTCGCGATGCGCTGCTGGCCCGCGACGCCGGTGCGCGGGTGCACATCTGCCACGCCTCCACCGCCGGAACTGTCGAGCTCATCAAATGGGCCAAGGGGCAGGGTATTTCGATCACCGCCGAGGTCACCCCGCACCACCTGTTGCTCGACGACGGCAGGCTGACCAGCTACGACGGGGTGAACCGGGTGAACCCGCCACTGCGCGAGGCCAGCGACGCGCAGGCGCTGCGCCAGGCGCTGGCCGACGGGGTGCTGGACTGTGTGGCCACCGACCACGCGCCGCACGCCGAACACGAGAAGTGCTGTGAATTCTCCCGGGCCCGGCCCGGCATGCTCGGCCTGCAGACCGCGCTGTCGGTGGTTGTCGAGACGATGGTGCAGACCGGGCTGCTGGACTGGCGCGGGGTCGCGCGGGTGATGAGCGAGAACCCGGCCCGCATCGTCGGGTTGGACGACCAGGGCCGCCCGCTGGAAGTCGGGGAGCCGGCCAACCTCGTCGTCGTCGACCCCGATGGGACCTGGGTGGTCGACGGCACCCAGCTCGCCAGCCGATCGGCCAACACCCCGTTCGCAGCGATGACGCTGCCGGCGACCGTCACGGCCACCTTGCTGCGCGGTGTCGTCACAGCGCGAGACGGGAAGAGCCCGGCATGA
- the carA gene encoding glutamine-hydrolyzing carbamoyl-phosphate synthase small subunit: protein MTGKAHLILEDGRVYTGTEFGSVGETLGEAVFSTGMSGYQETLTDPSYHRQIVVATAPQIGNTGWNHEDAESRGDKIWVAGYVVRDPSPRASNWRATGTLDDELKRQGVVGIAGIDTRAVVRHLRSRGSMKAGVFSGSALADTEELLSRVRNQPSMLGADLAGQVSTDAVYTVSPVGAQRFTVAAIDLGIKTNTPRNFAQRGIATHVLPADATFEQIADLHPDGVFLSNGPGDPATADHIVGVTREVLGAGIPLFGICFGNQILGRALGRSTYKMVFGHRGINVPVIDHQTGTVAITAQNHGFALEGEAGERFDTDFGPAVVSHTCANDGVVEGIKLVDGRAFSVQYHPEAAAGPHDANYLFDQFIDLMAGEK from the coding sequence GTGACGGGTAAAGCCCATCTGATACTGGAAGACGGGCGGGTCTACACCGGTACCGAATTCGGTTCTGTCGGAGAGACTCTCGGCGAGGCGGTGTTCTCCACCGGCATGTCCGGCTACCAGGAGACCCTGACCGACCCGAGCTATCACCGCCAGATCGTGGTGGCCACCGCCCCGCAGATCGGCAACACCGGCTGGAACCACGAGGACGCCGAGAGCCGCGGCGACAAGATCTGGGTGGCCGGTTACGTCGTGCGCGACCCGTCGCCGCGGGCGTCGAACTGGCGGGCCACCGGGACGCTGGACGACGAACTGAAACGGCAGGGCGTCGTCGGAATCGCCGGTATCGATACCCGCGCGGTGGTACGCCACCTGCGTAGCCGCGGCTCGATGAAGGCCGGGGTGTTCTCCGGCTCGGCGCTGGCGGACACCGAGGAGTTGCTCAGCCGCGTGCGCAACCAGCCCTCGATGCTGGGCGCCGACCTGGCCGGTCAGGTGTCCACCGACGCGGTCTACACCGTGTCTCCCGTTGGGGCGCAACGGTTCACTGTGGCGGCCATCGACCTCGGCATCAAAACCAACACTCCGCGCAACTTCGCCCAGCGCGGCATCGCGACCCACGTGCTGCCCGCCGACGCGACGTTCGAGCAGATCGCCGACCTGCACCCGGACGGAGTGTTCCTGTCCAACGGGCCCGGTGACCCGGCGACCGCCGACCACATCGTCGGGGTCACCCGCGAGGTGCTCGGCGCCGGAATCCCGCTGTTCGGCATCTGCTTCGGTAACCAGATCCTGGGCCGGGCGCTGGGACGGTCCACCTACAAGATGGTGTTCGGGCATCGCGGCATCAACGTGCCGGTGATCGACCACCAGACCGGCACCGTCGCGATCACCGCGCAGAACCACGGCTTCGCTTTGGAAGGCGAAGCGGGCGAGCGGTTTGACACCGACTTCGGGCCCGCTGTCGTCAGCCACACCTGTGCCAACGACGGCGTCGTCGAGGGAATCAAACTCGTTGACGGACGCGCCTTCTCGGTGCAGTACCACCCGGAGGCCGCGGCCGGCCCGCATGACGCGAATTACCTGTTCGACCAATTCATCGACCTGATGGCGGGGGAGAAGTAG